From Pusillibacter faecalis, one genomic window encodes:
- a CDS encoding NAD(P)/FAD-dependent oxidoreductase, with protein MNKHYDIIIVGGGPAGLTAAIYARRAGKSVLVLEKAAVGGQIASSPRVDNFPGLPGVTGAELADRLFEQATALGAHLELEEALELRPGDPKTVVTDYQTYTCGALIYAAGTAHRTLGLPREETLPGVSYCAVCDGAFYQGKDTAVCGGGNTALQDALYLSELCRHVTVIHRRSVFRADPILVEALQQRANVSFLLDTVIEELLGEVSLEALRLRAFDGTAFELPVAGLFQAVGQLPQTALAASLLPLDESGYVTAGEDCATPLPGLFVAGDCRTKAVRQLTTACADGSAAALAAIRYLT; from the coding sequence ATGAACAAGCATTACGACATCATCATTGTCGGCGGCGGCCCCGCCGGTCTTACCGCCGCCATTTACGCAAGGCGGGCCGGCAAGTCTGTGCTGGTGCTGGAAAAGGCCGCCGTGGGCGGCCAGATTGCCTCTTCGCCTCGAGTGGACAACTTCCCCGGTCTCCCTGGTGTGACCGGGGCGGAACTGGCGGACCGGCTCTTTGAGCAGGCCACGGCCCTGGGTGCCCATCTGGAGCTGGAGGAAGCCCTGGAGCTGCGCCCTGGTGACCCCAAGACTGTGGTGACGGACTACCAGACTTACACCTGCGGCGCCCTGATCTACGCCGCCGGGACCGCACACCGAACCCTGGGCCTTCCCCGGGAGGAAACCCTCCCCGGCGTCTCCTACTGCGCCGTGTGTGACGGCGCATTCTACCAGGGGAAGGATACGGCCGTGTGCGGCGGCGGCAATACCGCTTTGCAGGATGCCTTGTACCTCTCGGAGCTGTGCCGGCATGTCACGGTGATTCACCGGCGTTCCGTTTTCCGCGCAGACCCCATTCTGGTAGAGGCTCTACAACAGCGGGCTAATGTCTCCTTTCTCCTGGACACTGTAATCGAGGAGCTGCTGGGGGAGGTCTCCCTGGAGGCCCTGAGACTCCGCGCTTTCGATGGAACAGCCTTTGAGCTACCGGTAGCTGGCCTTTTCCAGGCGGTTGGCCAGTTGCCTCAGACCGCTTTGGCCGCATCTCTACTCCCCCTAGACGAGTCGGGCTATGTGACCGCCGGCGAGGACTGCGCCACCCCGCTGCCGGGACTCTTTGTGGCCGGCGACTGCCGAACCAAGGCCGTCCGCCAGCTGACCACCGCCTGTGCTGACGGCTCCGCCGCCGCCCTGGCCGCAATCCGCTACCTGACATAA
- the purM gene encoding phosphoribosylformylglycinamidine cyclo-ligase, translating into MENSHSASYAAAGVDIEAGYKGVKLMSQHVARTVIPGVVSDLGGFGGLFAPDLTGMSEPVLVSGTDGVGTKQRIAQLLDKHDTVGIDCVAMCVNDIICCGAKPLFFLDYIAIGKNIPEKVATLVSGVAEGCVQAGCALIGGETAEHPGTMAPEDYDLAGFSVGIVDKAKVLDHNTMKAGDVILALPSSGIHSNGYSLVRKVFDVEHTDLGMYSAELGQTLGEALLTPTRIYVKPMLRCMEAVRVKGVSHITGGGFYENLPRCLPEHLSAKIDKAAIQTPAIFRLLQSQGGIPERDMFNTYNMGVGMTVIVSKEDADRALSSLSAENCSAYVIGEITEGGERVNLC; encoded by the coding sequence ATGGAGAACTCCCATTCCGCATCCTACGCCGCCGCAGGCGTGGATATTGAGGCCGGCTATAAAGGCGTAAAACTGATGAGTCAGCATGTTGCCCGGACTGTGATCCCCGGTGTGGTATCGGACCTGGGCGGCTTCGGCGGACTGTTCGCGCCAGACCTTACCGGTATGTCTGAGCCAGTGTTGGTCTCTGGCACAGACGGTGTCGGCACCAAGCAGCGTATCGCGCAGCTTCTGGATAAGCATGATACCGTTGGCATTGACTGTGTTGCTATGTGCGTCAACGACATCATCTGCTGCGGCGCCAAGCCCCTCTTTTTCCTGGACTATATTGCCATTGGAAAAAATATTCCAGAGAAGGTGGCCACCCTGGTGTCCGGCGTGGCAGAGGGCTGTGTCCAGGCCGGCTGCGCCCTGATCGGCGGTGAGACCGCTGAGCATCCCGGCACCATGGCCCCGGAGGACTATGACCTGGCTGGCTTCTCCGTGGGAATTGTAGACAAGGCCAAGGTGCTGGATCACAATACGATGAAGGCGGGCGACGTCATTCTGGCTCTTCCCTCCTCCGGCATTCACTCCAACGGATACTCCCTGGTCCGCAAAGTCTTTGATGTGGAACACACAGACCTCGGCATGTATTCCGCGGAGCTGGGTCAGACCCTTGGTGAGGCCCTGCTCACCCCCACCCGTATCTATGTAAAGCCCATGCTCCGCTGCATGGAGGCCGTTCGGGTAAAGGGCGTCAGCCACATCACCGGCGGCGGCTTTTACGAGAACCTGCCCCGGTGCCTGCCGGAGCACCTCAGCGCCAAAATTGACAAGGCTGCTATCCAGACCCCTGCCATTTTCCGCCTGCTCCAGTCCCAGGGCGGCATCCCGGAGCGGGACATGTTCAACACCTATAACATGGGGGTCGGCATGACGGTCATCGTCTCCAAGGAGGACGCAGACCGCGCGCTCTCTTCCCTGTCCGCAGAGAACTGCAGTGCCTATGTGATTGGCGAGATCACCGAGGGCGGCGAGCGGGTGAATCTATGTTGA
- a CDS encoding ribonucleoside triphosphate reductase, translated as MYQVVKRDGKIADFDISKISVAITKAFEATQKEFNQDIIDFLALKVTADYQDKIHDSRVTVEDIQDSVESVLGKAGYEDVAKAYILYRKQREKVRNVKSTMLDYKTLVDDYVKINDWRVKENSTVTYSVGGLILSNSGAITANYWLSEVYDQEVAQAHKSGDIHLHDLSMLTGYCAGWSLKQLIQQGLGIPGKINSSPASHLSTLCNQMVNFLGIMQNEWAGAQAFSSFDTYLAPFVRTDNLTQKEVKQCIQSFVYGVNTPSRWGTQAPFSNITLDWTVPKDLADLPAIVGGKEMDFTYGDCKKEMDMVNKAFIEIMTEGDADGRGFQYPIPTYSITRDFDWSETENNKLLFEMTAKYGTPYFSNYINSDMEPSDVRSMCCRLRLDLRELRKKSGGFFGSGESTGSVGVVTINLPRIAYLSQTPEEFYERLDKMMDIAARSLKTKRTVITRLMDAGLYPYTKHYLGTFDNHFSTIGLIGMNEVGLNAKWLRKDLTHPETQAFAQDVLNHMRERLSDYQEMYGDLYNLEATPAESTTYRLAKHDVELYPDIITAAKKPGDTPYYTNSSHLPVGYTADIFEALAIQDDLQTLYTSGTVFHAFLGEKLPDWKTAAALVRKIAENFKLPYYTMSPTYSVCQDHGYITGEHFTCPTCGKQTEVWSRITGYYRPIQNWNDGKVQEFADRKEYELENSRLEGRRLCDRETGTTPDAGTATASAAPEQADGLYLFTTVTCPNCKIAKNELEKAGLHYTTMDVSEHMDLVTEYGIQQAPTLIVRHDGQVEKLVNASTIKKYAVTHG; from the coding sequence ATTCATGACAGCCGCGTTACCGTGGAAGATATTCAGGACAGCGTAGAGAGCGTACTGGGTAAGGCCGGCTATGAGGACGTGGCCAAGGCTTACATTCTCTACCGCAAACAGCGGGAGAAGGTCCGCAACGTCAAGTCCACCATGCTGGACTACAAGACTCTGGTGGATGACTATGTGAAGATCAACGACTGGCGGGTGAAGGAGAACTCCACTGTCACCTACTCTGTAGGCGGCCTGATCCTCTCCAACTCCGGCGCCATCACCGCCAACTACTGGCTCAGCGAGGTCTATGACCAGGAGGTGGCCCAAGCTCACAAGAGCGGCGACATTCATCTCCACGACCTCTCCATGCTCACCGGCTACTGTGCTGGCTGGAGCCTCAAGCAGTTGATCCAGCAGGGCCTGGGCATCCCCGGAAAGATTAATTCCTCCCCTGCCAGCCACCTCTCCACCCTCTGCAACCAGATGGTGAATTTCCTCGGCATCATGCAGAATGAGTGGGCCGGCGCCCAAGCGTTCTCCTCCTTTGATACCTATCTCGCTCCCTTTGTCCGTACCGACAATCTGACCCAGAAAGAGGTCAAGCAGTGCATCCAATCCTTTGTCTATGGTGTGAACACCCCCTCCCGGTGGGGTACTCAGGCGCCGTTTTCCAACATCACCCTGGACTGGACCGTGCCCAAAGACCTGGCGGACCTGCCAGCCATCGTGGGCGGTAAGGAGATGGACTTCACCTACGGCGATTGCAAAAAGGAAATGGACATGGTGAACAAGGCGTTCATCGAAATCATGACCGAGGGCGACGCCGACGGCCGGGGCTTCCAGTACCCCATCCCCACTTACTCCATCACCCGGGACTTTGACTGGAGCGAGACAGAGAACAACAAGCTCCTCTTTGAGATGACCGCTAAGTACGGCACCCCCTACTTCTCCAACTATATCAACTCCGACATGGAGCCCTCCGACGTGCGGTCCATGTGCTGCCGGCTCCGTCTGGATCTGCGGGAGCTGCGGAAAAAGTCCGGAGGCTTCTTTGGCTCCGGCGAGTCCACCGGCTCTGTGGGTGTTGTGACCATCAATCTTCCCCGGATTGCTTATCTCTCTCAGACGCCTGAGGAGTTCTATGAGCGACTGGACAAGATGATGGATATCGCCGCACGTTCCTTGAAGACCAAGCGTACCGTCATCACCCGTTTGATGGATGCCGGACTCTATCCCTATACCAAGCACTATCTGGGCACCTTTGACAACCACTTTTCCACCATCGGCCTCATCGGTATGAACGAAGTGGGGCTGAATGCTAAGTGGCTCCGGAAGGATTTAACCCACCCGGAAACCCAAGCTTTTGCCCAAGATGTTCTCAACCATATGCGTGAGCGCCTCTCCGACTATCAGGAGATGTACGGTGATCTCTATAACCTGGAGGCCACTCCTGCCGAGTCCACCACCTACCGGCTGGCCAAGCACGATGTGGAGCTCTACCCCGACATCATCACCGCCGCCAAGAAGCCCGGTGACACTCCCTATTACACCAACAGCTCCCATCTGCCGGTAGGCTACACCGCCGACATCTTTGAGGCCCTGGCCATCCAGGACGACCTGCAAACCCTGTACACTTCCGGTACCGTGTTCCATGCCTTCTTGGGCGAGAAGTTGCCGGACTGGAAGACAGCTGCCGCTCTGGTGCGCAAGATTGCGGAGAACTTCAAGCTGCCCTATTACACCATGTCTCCCACTTACTCCGTCTGCCAGGACCATGGCTATATCACCGGCGAGCACTTCACCTGCCCCACTTGCGGCAAGCAGACCGAGGTCTGGAGCCGGATCACCGGTTACTACCGTCCCATCCAGAACTGGAACGACGGTAAGGTACAGGAGTTTGCGGACCGGAAAGAGTATGAACTGGAGAACTCCCGTCTGGAGGGCCGTCGGCTCTGTGACCGAGAGACAGGTACCACCCCCGACGCCGGCACCGCCACCGCCTCCGCCGCGCCGGAGCAAGCGGACGGCCTGTACCTCTTCACCACCGTCACTTGCCCCAACTGCAAGATTGCCAAAAATGAGCTGGAAAAGGCGGGGCTCCATTATACCACCATGGATGTCAGTGAGCACATGGATCTGGTGACGGAATATGGCATTCAGCAGGCACCCACCCTGATTGTCCGGCATGACGGCCAGGTGGAGAAGCTGGTGAACGCCTCCACCATCAAGAAATACGCCGTGACCCACGGCTAA
- a CDS encoding GntR family transcriptional regulator, translated as MSTQPAQSRTIRAQLLSDMREGRYAACERLPRESVLAEKLGISRTQLRDVLASLEREGFITRRHGVGTIINRHVLNAHTRMDIEVEFLDMIRQSGHQAAVAFVRAEDALADAHVSRQLQIPEGTPVVQVSRLCTADGRPAIYCVDVIERSRIQKAFTPQDLQCPIFQFLQEFCGVAPYLDLTDLRPVTADGVLAELFGLAIGSPLLFMDEVDFDIDGNPVFCSREYFADGIFRHTVMRKKL; from the coding sequence ATGAGCACACAGCCAGCCCAGTCCAGAACCATCCGCGCCCAATTGCTTTCCGATATGCGGGAGGGCAGATATGCCGCCTGTGAGCGCCTTCCCCGGGAGAGCGTCTTGGCGGAAAAACTTGGAATTAGCCGCACCCAGCTGAGAGATGTTTTAGCATCCCTGGAGCGAGAGGGTTTTATTACACGACGCCACGGTGTTGGCACCATCATCAACCGCCATGTGCTGAATGCACACACCCGAATGGATATCGAGGTGGAGTTTTTAGACATGATCCGCCAGAGCGGCCATCAGGCGGCGGTGGCATTTGTTCGGGCGGAGGATGCTCTGGCGGACGCTCACGTGTCCCGCCAGCTTCAAATTCCGGAGGGCACACCGGTGGTTCAGGTCTCCCGGCTTTGCACGGCGGACGGCAGGCCCGCAATCTACTGTGTGGATGTCATCGAGCGCTCACGGATTCAAAAAGCCTTTACGCCCCAGGACCTGCAGTGTCCGATTTTTCAGTTTTTGCAGGAGTTTTGCGGAGTTGCCCCGTACCTGGACCTGACAGACCTGCGCCCCGTGACGGCGGACGGTGTCTTGGCGGAGCTCTTTGGACTTGCCATCGGCTCTCCACTGCTGTTTATGGATGAAGTAGATTTCGACATTGACGGCAACCCCGTCTTCTGTTCCCGCGAATATTTCGCAGATGGAATTTTCCGTCACACCGTGATGCGGAAAAAGCTTTGA
- a CDS encoding amidophosphoribosyltransferase, whose product MGGFFGAISKQDCVLDIFFGVDYHSHLGTRRGGMAIYDEASGGFQRQIHNIENTPFRTKFEGDLSDFRGHSGIGCISDMDPQPLLVRSHLGLYAITTVGIINNDEELVQQYFSDHGHQFMAQSSGKVNASELTAALINQKDSLVEGIRYAQEIIQGSSTILLLTQDGIIAARDKLGRLPVLVGQNDQGCCVSFESFAYQKLGYHTAYELGPGEIVRLTAEGYESLSPAGEEMRICAFLWTYYGYPNSNYEGVNVEVMRYRNGEIMARDEVAQGRLPKVDFVAGVPDSGVPHAIGFANRSGKPFARPFVKYTPTWPRSFMPVNQDVRNQVAKMKQIPVPELIEGKKLLFVDDSIVRGTQLRETVEFLYESGAAEVHMRSACPPIMYGCKYLNFSRSNNDLELLSRRTIQELEGDEGQQHLEEYADASTERGQCLLKSICQKLGFDSLGYQSIHGLLEAIGIDQSKICTYCWTGKE is encoded by the coding sequence ATGGGCGGTTTTTTTGGCGCCATCTCCAAACAGGACTGTGTGCTTGACATTTTCTTCGGCGTGGACTATCACTCCCATCTGGGCACCCGCCGTGGCGGCATGGCAATCTATGATGAGGCCTCCGGCGGCTTCCAGCGGCAGATCCACAACATCGAAAACACCCCCTTCCGCACCAAATTTGAGGGGGACCTATCCGACTTCCGCGGCCACAGCGGGATTGGCTGTATCTCTGACATGGACCCCCAGCCTCTGCTGGTCCGGTCTCATCTGGGGCTGTATGCCATCACCACGGTGGGCATTATCAACAACGATGAAGAGCTGGTGCAGCAGTATTTTTCCGACCACGGCCATCAGTTTATGGCCCAGAGCAGCGGCAAGGTCAACGCCTCGGAGCTGACAGCTGCCCTCATTAACCAAAAGGATTCCCTGGTGGAGGGCATCCGCTATGCCCAGGAGATCATCCAGGGTTCCTCCACGATCCTCCTGCTGACACAAGACGGCATCATCGCCGCCCGGGACAAGCTGGGCCGGCTGCCCGTACTGGTAGGACAGAATGACCAGGGGTGCTGTGTCTCCTTTGAGTCCTTCGCCTATCAAAAGCTGGGCTACCACACGGCTTACGAGCTGGGTCCGGGGGAGATCGTTCGTTTGACGGCGGAGGGGTACGAGTCCCTCTCCCCCGCGGGAGAGGAAATGCGCATCTGTGCATTCCTCTGGACCTACTACGGCTATCCCAACTCCAACTATGAGGGCGTCAATGTAGAGGTGATGCGCTATCGCAACGGTGAGATCATGGCCCGGGATGAGGTAGCTCAGGGGCGCCTTCCCAAGGTGGATTTCGTAGCGGGCGTTCCGGACTCCGGCGTGCCCCACGCCATCGGTTTTGCCAACCGCAGCGGTAAGCCCTTTGCCCGTCCCTTTGTCAAATATACTCCCACCTGGCCCCGCTCCTTCATGCCGGTCAACCAAGACGTCCGCAACCAGGTGGCCAAGATGAAGCAGATTCCCGTCCCTGAGTTGATCGAGGGGAAAAAGCTCCTCTTTGTGGACGACTCTATCGTGCGGGGCACGCAGCTGCGGGAGACCGTGGAGTTCCTCTATGAGAGCGGCGCGGCGGAGGTTCACATGCGCTCCGCCTGCCCTCCCATTATGTACGGCTGCAAGTATCTGAACTTCTCCCGCAGTAACAATGACCTGGAGCTGCTCTCCCGCCGCACCATTCAGGAGCTGGAGGGCGATGAAGGCCAGCAGCACCTGGAGGAATACGCCGACGCCTCCACGGAACGGGGCCAGTGCCTGCTGAAAAGCATCTGTCAAAAGCTGGGCTTTGACTCTTTGGGCTACCAGTCCATCCATGGACTTCTGGAGGCCATCGGCATTGATCAGAGCAAAATCTGCACCTATTGCTGGACGGGCAAGGAGTAG
- a CDS encoding phosphoribosylaminoimidazolesuccinocarboxamide synthase produces the protein MSQKLIYTGKTKNVYALDNGNYLLKFKDDCTGKDGVFDPGENSVGLTIDGVGDVNLRMSIYFFEKINAAGIPTHYVSADLKETTMEVKPAKVFGHGLEVICRHKAVGSFIRRYGEYIAEGADLPAYVETTFKNDALGDPLVTKDALVALGVMTEAQYDAIKEETQKITQIVADDLKEKGMVLYDIKFEFGYDAQGNVMLIDEVASGNMRVYKDGQYVDPMTLSQLFFA, from the coding sequence ATGTCTCAGAAACTCATCTACACCGGCAAAACCAAAAACGTCTACGCGCTGGATAACGGCAACTATCTGCTGAAATTCAAGGATGACTGCACCGGCAAGGACGGCGTCTTTGATCCCGGCGAAAATTCCGTAGGCCTCACCATTGACGGCGTGGGTGATGTGAACCTGCGCATGTCCATCTATTTCTTTGAGAAGATCAATGCCGCTGGCATCCCCACCCATTACGTTTCCGCCGACCTGAAAGAAACCACTATGGAGGTCAAGCCCGCCAAGGTTTTCGGCCACGGGTTGGAGGTGATCTGCCGCCACAAGGCCGTGGGCAGCTTTATTCGCCGCTATGGAGAGTATATTGCCGAAGGCGCAGATCTGCCCGCCTATGTGGAGACTACCTTTAAAAATGACGCTCTCGGTGATCCCCTGGTGACTAAGGACGCCTTGGTTGCTCTGGGCGTGATGACGGAGGCCCAGTATGACGCCATCAAGGAGGAAACGCAGAAGATCACCCAGATTGTTGCTGACGACCTGAAGGAAAAAGGCATGGTGCTCTATGATATCAAGTTTGAGTTCGGCTACGATGCTCAGGGCAATGTGATGCTCATCGACGAGGTGGCCTCCGGCAACATGCGGGTCTACAAGGATGGTCAGTATGTGGACCCCATGACCCTCTCTCAGCTGTTCTTTGCCTAA
- the purN gene encoding phosphoribosylglycinamide formyltransferase — translation MLKNVRVAVFVSGGGTNLEALLKAQEAGAIPHGEIVLVCASTPSAYALTRAANHGVPGIAVSRAELTQESFEAALTEQLTAYRVEVIVLAGFLSILSEGFVRRWANRIVNVHPSLIPAFCGKGYYGLRVHEAALQRGVKVTGATVHLVNEIPDGGPILLQRAVEVLPGDTPEVLQRRVMEQAEWVLLPQAVELLCQQISETGGTAP, via the coding sequence ATGTTGAAAAATGTCCGCGTGGCGGTATTCGTCTCCGGCGGCGGCACGAATCTGGAGGCGCTGCTCAAGGCCCAGGAGGCCGGGGCAATCCCCCACGGAGAGATCGTGCTGGTGTGCGCCAGCACCCCTTCTGCCTACGCCTTGACCCGTGCTGCCAACCATGGCGTGCCGGGAATCGCCGTTTCCCGGGCGGAGCTGACCCAGGAGAGCTTTGAGGCGGCACTGACGGAGCAGCTCACGGCGTACCGCGTGGAGGTCATTGTTCTGGCTGGCTTCCTCTCCATTTTATCTGAGGGCTTTGTCCGCCGCTGGGCAAATCGAATTGTCAACGTTCACCCCTCTCTGATTCCCGCCTTCTGCGGGAAGGGGTATTACGGCCTGCGGGTTCATGAGGCGGCTCTTCAGCGGGGCGTGAAGGTCACAGGCGCCACCGTCCACCTGGTCAATGAAATTCCAGACGGCGGTCCCATCCTGCTGCAAAGGGCGGTGGAGGTCCTTCCTGGCGACACGCCGGAGGTTCTGCAGCGCCGGGTGATGGAGCAGGCGGAATGGGTGCTTCTGCCCCAGGCGGTAGAATTATTATGTCAACAAATTTCCGAAACCGGAGGTACTGCGCCATGA
- a CDS encoding phosphoribosylaminoimidazolecarboxamide formyltransferase: MNELELKYGCNPNQKPSRIFMREGGELPITVLNGRPGYINFLDALNSWQLVQELRSATGLPAATSFKHVSPAGAAVGSPLSDVDRKIYFVEEHEPLSPIACAYIRARGADRLCSYGDWAALSDVCDTATARYLLGEVSDGIIAPGYTDEALEILKSKKKGNYNVVKMNPDYVPAPQEYKDVFGVTFQQGRNHFKISEALLENIVTVNKDLPPQAKTDMIVALITLKYTQSNSVCYVKDGQAIGVGAGQQSRIHCTRLAGNKADTWWLRHHPKVLALQFVEGIRRPDRDNAIDIYLSDECDDLLSEGVWQQTFTVKPEPLTAEEKKGWISTLSGVTCGSDAFFPFGDNVERARKSGVQYIAEPGGSIRDDHVIATADQYGMTMCFTGMRLFHH, encoded by the coding sequence ATGAACGAACTGGAATTGAAATACGGCTGCAACCCTAATCAAAAGCCCTCCCGGATTTTCATGCGGGAGGGCGGTGAGCTGCCCATCACGGTGCTCAACGGCCGCCCTGGGTATATCAATTTTCTGGATGCCTTGAACTCCTGGCAGCTGGTTCAGGAGCTGCGGTCCGCTACGGGCCTGCCCGCCGCAACCAGCTTTAAGCATGTCTCTCCGGCCGGCGCCGCTGTGGGGTCTCCCTTAAGCGACGTAGACCGGAAGATTTACTTTGTGGAGGAACACGAGCCGCTTAGCCCCATCGCCTGCGCCTATATTCGGGCCAGGGGTGCGGACCGGCTTTGCTCCTACGGCGACTGGGCAGCCCTCTCTGACGTGTGCGACACCGCCACCGCTCGCTACCTTTTGGGTGAGGTCTCCGACGGCATCATCGCCCCCGGCTACACCGACGAGGCCCTGGAAATCCTGAAAAGTAAGAAAAAGGGCAACTACAATGTGGTGAAGATGAACCCGGACTACGTTCCCGCCCCCCAGGAGTATAAGGATGTGTTCGGCGTCACGTTCCAGCAGGGACGGAATCATTTTAAGATCAGCGAGGCATTGCTCGAAAACATCGTCACTGTCAACAAAGATCTTCCTCCGCAGGCGAAGACCGATATGATTGTGGCCCTCATCACGCTGAAGTACACCCAGTCCAACTCCGTGTGCTATGTCAAGGACGGGCAGGCCATCGGCGTGGGCGCCGGCCAGCAGAGCCGCATCCACTGCACCCGCCTCGCCGGAAACAAAGCGGACACCTGGTGGCTCCGGCACCATCCCAAAGTGCTGGCCCTGCAGTTTGTGGAGGGTATCCGCCGCCCGGATCGGGACAACGCTATTGACATTTACCTTTCCGACGAGTGTGACGACCTTCTCTCTGAGGGCGTGTGGCAGCAAACCTTTACCGTGAAGCCCGAACCTCTGACGGCAGAGGAGAAGAAAGGCTGGATCTCCACCCTTTCCGGTGTCACCTGTGGTTCCGATGCGTTCTTCCCCTTTGGGGATAACGTGGAGCGGGCCCGGAAGTCTGGCGTGCAGTACATCGCGGAGCCGGGCGGCTCCATCCGGGACGACCATGTGATCGCTACTGCCGATCAGTATGGCATGACCATGTGTTTTACAGGGATGCGGCTGTTTCACCACTGA
- the purE gene encoding 5-(carboxyamino)imidazole ribonucleotide mutase, with the protein MKKVAVIMGSDSDWPVVKSACTQLESFGIPYEAHILSAHRTPAAAADFAKNARKNGFGVLICAAGMAAHLAGAFAGNSTLPVIGIPMKGGVMDGLDALLATVQMPSGIPVATVAVGGAKNAAVLAAQILAVSDDALAAKLDADRVDMAAQIAVKEAKLQSELV; encoded by the coding sequence ATGAAGAAGGTAGCCGTAATCATGGGCAGCGATTCTGACTGGCCTGTTGTGAAAAGTGCCTGCACCCAGCTGGAGTCCTTTGGAATCCCCTATGAGGCTCATATTCTCAGTGCGCACCGCACCCCTGCTGCCGCCGCGGACTTCGCGAAAAACGCGCGGAAAAACGGCTTTGGCGTGTTGATCTGCGCTGCCGGAATGGCGGCGCACCTGGCAGGAGCGTTCGCGGGAAATTCCACGCTCCCCGTTATTGGCATTCCCATGAAGGGCGGCGTTATGGACGGACTGGATGCACTGCTGGCCACCGTGCAGATGCCAAGCGGCATCCCTGTGGCCACGGTTGCTGTGGGCGGTGCCAAAAACGCCGCAGTGCTGGCGGCTCAGATTCTGGCGGTCTCCGACGATGCCCTTGCCGCAAAGCTGGACGCAGACCGGGTGGACATGGCCGCACAGATCGCCGTGAAAGAGGCTAAGCTTCAATCCGAGCTTGTCTGA